The Methanofervidicoccus sp. A16 genome has a segment encoding these proteins:
- a CDS encoding carbonic anhydrase produces MEGKDLNTLIKNYMEYKKNYYEKNKELFRKLAEEGQKPKVFFITCSDSRVAPNIITQSDPGDLFVLRVIGNFVPPHEHALEYSGVASAIEYAVSVLKVEHIIICGHSQCGACTSLYQDIPDDPEMMAIKKWLKVAEPVKKYVLEKIENKTVDKEKLAELTEKISIKFQIENLMTYPGVKRRVENGELSIHGWYFRIDTGEIEYYDLEKDEFLPLELYLK; encoded by the coding sequence ATGGAAGGTAAAGATTTAAATACATTGATAAAAAACTACATGGAGTATAAAAAGAATTACTATGAAAAAAATAAGGAATTATTCCGTAAATTGGCTGAAGAGGGCCAGAAACCAAAAGTATTCTTTATAACCTGTAGTGATTCAAGGGTTGCTCCAAATATAATAACACAAAGTGATCCTGGGGATCTCTTTGTCTTGAGAGTTATAGGGAATTTTGTACCACCACATGAACATGCTTTAGAGTACAGTGGTGTTGCATCGGCAATAGAGTATGCAGTTTCAGTGTTGAAAGTGGAGCATATTATAATCTGTGGCCACTCACAGTGTGGAGCCTGTACATCTCTCTACCAAGATATTCCAGATGACCCAGAGATGATGGCCATAAAGAAGTGGTTAAAGGTTGCAGAGCCAGTTAAAAAGTATGTTTTAGAAAAGATAGAAAACAAGACGGTGGACAAAGAGAAACTTGCAGAACTTACAGAGAAAATCTCCATAAAATTCCAGATCGAGAATCTCATGACGTATCCAGGAGTAAAAAGGAGAGTGGAAAATGGAGAACTTTCAATACATGGGTGGTACTTCAGGATAGATACAGGAGAAATAGAGTACTACGACCTAGAAAAGGATGAATTTTTACCTTTGGAACTTTATTTGAAGTAA